One part of the Flavobacterium johnsoniae UW101 genome encodes these proteins:
- a CDS encoding LLM class flavin-dependent oxidoreductase: MKNPISVSILELAIITQDSNATETFQKTKDIAQLADKLGYKRIWLAEHHNMAHVASTATVVLIGYVASQTEKIRVGSGGIMLPNHSPLVVAEQFGTLETLYPNRIDLGLGRAPGTDQPTAEAIRKDFFEQAQRFPQNVSKLQEYFSSENETGKVRAFPAEGLKVPIWILGSSMDSAALAAAYGLPYAFAGHFAPKLMIQAFEFYRENFQPSEYLDKPKTMACVNIIAADTNEEAELLSTSLYQMFLNLIRNDRKGLQPPVPSLDDIMNEAERFHVNQMTAGTFTGNKEQLKTDLKKFIDYARIDELMVTSPIFDHQAKLKSIQITKEAIDSLNESIHI; encoded by the coding sequence ATGAAAAACCCAATTTCAGTCTCAATATTAGAGCTTGCGATTATCACCCAAGATAGTAACGCAACAGAAACATTCCAAAAAACAAAAGACATAGCGCAATTAGCCGATAAGTTAGGATACAAAAGGATTTGGCTAGCAGAACACCATAATATGGCACATGTTGCAAGTACAGCAACCGTGGTTTTAATTGGTTATGTAGCAAGTCAAACCGAAAAGATCCGTGTAGGTTCTGGCGGAATCATGCTTCCAAATCATTCGCCTTTAGTAGTGGCAGAACAATTCGGAACATTAGAAACTCTTTATCCAAACCGAATCGATTTAGGTTTAGGAAGAGCGCCAGGGACAGATCAGCCAACTGCTGAAGCAATTCGTAAAGATTTTTTCGAGCAGGCACAGCGTTTTCCTCAAAACGTAAGCAAACTCCAAGAATATTTTTCAAGTGAAAATGAAACAGGAAAAGTTCGAGCGTTTCCAGCCGAAGGCTTAAAAGTGCCAATTTGGATTTTAGGATCAAGCATGGATAGTGCAGCTTTGGCAGCAGCTTACGGATTGCCTTATGCTTTTGCTGGACACTTTGCTCCAAAACTAATGATTCAGGCATTTGAGTTTTATAGAGAAAACTTCCAACCTTCAGAATATTTAGATAAACCAAAAACAATGGCTTGCGTGAATATCATTGCAGCAGACACAAACGAAGAAGCAGAACTATTGTCTACGAGTTTGTATCAAATGTTCCTGAACTTAATTAGAAACGATCGTAAAGGTTTACAACCACCGGTTCCATCATTGGACGATATCATGAACGAAGCAGAACGTTTTCATGTCAATCAGATGACAGCGGGGACCTTCACAGGAAACAAAGAACAATTAAAAACGGATTTGAAAAAGTTCATCGACTACGCCAGAATAGACGAACTAATGGTAACAAGTCCAATCTTCGATCATCAGGCAAAATTAAAAAGCATCCAGATCACAAAAGAAGCAATCGACAGCCTAAACGAAAGTATACATATATAA
- a CDS encoding proline-specific peptidase family protein, with protein MRSIIVLSSLLLLTSCKNENNTNILSDYFTYDKEKVETAGVKMIPIKTPVGEFKVWIKRFGTNPKIKVLLLHGGPAMTHEYMECFETFFQREGFEFYEYDQLGSYYSDQPKDSSLWTIDRFVDEVEQVRKAINADKDNFYVLGNSWGGILAMEYALKYQQNMKGLLVSNMMASAPEYGKYADEVLAKQMKPEILKEIRDLEAKKDFENPRYMELLLPNFYKEHLCRLNEWPDGLNRASKHVNGEIYTLMQGPSEFGISGRLAKWDIKNRLHEITIPTLMIGAKYDTMDPKAMEEQSKLVKKGRYLYCPNGSHLAMWDDQKVFMNGVIQFINDVNDEKVN; from the coding sequence ATGCGCAGTATTATTGTCCTTTCCTCTCTTTTACTTTTAACATCATGTAAAAATGAAAACAATACCAATATCTTATCAGACTATTTTACATATGACAAAGAAAAAGTAGAAACTGCCGGGGTAAAAATGATTCCAATAAAAACACCCGTTGGAGAATTTAAAGTCTGGATAAAACGATTTGGTACTAATCCAAAAATCAAAGTTTTATTATTGCATGGAGGACCAGCAATGACTCACGAATACATGGAATGCTTTGAAACATTTTTCCAGCGTGAAGGATTTGAGTTTTACGAATATGATCAATTAGGATCTTACTACAGCGACCAGCCAAAAGATAGCAGCTTATGGACTATTGACCGATTTGTAGATGAAGTTGAACAAGTCCGCAAAGCAATAAATGCTGATAAAGATAATTTTTATGTTCTTGGAAATTCATGGGGAGGTATTCTTGCAATGGAATATGCATTGAAATATCAACAAAACATGAAAGGATTATTAGTTTCTAATATGATGGCAAGTGCCCCAGAATATGGAAAATACGCTGATGAAGTTCTGGCAAAACAAATGAAACCAGAAATTTTAAAGGAAATTAGAGATTTGGAAGCTAAAAAAGATTTTGAAAATCCACGTTATATGGAATTATTGCTTCCAAATTTTTATAAAGAACATTTATGCAGATTAAATGAATGGCCAGACGGATTAAATCGTGCCAGTAAACATGTAAATGGAGAAATTTATACCTTAATGCAAGGTCCTAGTGAATTTGGTATCAGCGGAAGATTAGCCAAATGGGACATTAAAAACAGACTTCATGAAATTACCATACCCACCCTCATGATTGGAGCAAAATACGACACAATGGATCCAAAAGCAATGGAAGAACAAAGTAAATTAGTCAAAAAAGGCCGTTATTTATACTGTCCAAATGGAAGTCATTTAGCAATGTGGGACGATCAAAAAGTGTTTATGAACGGCGTTATTCAGTTTATTAATGATGTAAATGATGAAAAAGTCAATTAA